One region of Juglans microcarpa x Juglans regia isolate MS1-56 chromosome 7S, Jm3101_v1.0, whole genome shotgun sequence genomic DNA includes:
- the LOC121240803 gene encoding uncharacterized protein LOC121240803, which produces NELGEREREREPYPYSNSSELTTTYKTRSEAPFPRPKTNPTFAASEREKVKTLCVRVEYLSMATNKSYYARPSYRFLPNYREHHNPLITQDSVFELDESNIYDSPEFLMPSPAASRLSKKPSSKPSRSSSADRSVVACTIASSLPVNIPDWSKILRAEYRENHREEGVDHDDDDDDGEEGEEFEKGVRVPPHEFLARTRIASFSVHEGMGRTLKGRDLSRVRNAIWEKTGFQD; this is translated from the coding sequence aatgaacttggagagagagagagagagagagagccttatCCATACAGCAACTCGTCCGAACTCACAACCACTTATAAAACCAGATCGGAAGCCCCATTTCCTAGACCTAAAACCAACCCCACCTTCGCAGcgtcagagagagagaaggtcaAAACTCTCTGCGTAAGGGTCGAGTACCTTTCCATGGCGACCAATAAGAGTTACTACGCTCGTCCAAGCTACCGTTTCCTTCCCAATTACCGGGAGCACCACAATCCTCTCATCACTCAGGACTCGGTATTCGAACTGGACGAGTCCAACATCTACGACTCACCCGAGTTCCTCATGCCCTCCCCAGCGGCCTCGCGCCTCTCGAAGAAGCCATCCTCCAAGCCTTCGCGATCCAGTTCTGCCGACCGCTCCGTCGTCGCCTGCACGATCGCGTCCTCGCTTCCGGTGAACATTCCGGACTGGTCGAAGATCCTGAGGGCCGAATACAGAGAGAATCACCGCGAGGAAGGCGTTGACcatgacgacgacgacgacgacggcGAAGAAGGCGAGGAGTTCGAGAAAGGGGTGAGGGTGCCGCCGCACGAGTTTTTGGCAAGGACGAGGATCGCGTCCTTCTCGGTACACGAAGGGATGGGGAGGACTCTGAAAGGGAGGGATCTCAGTCGGGTCCGAAACGCGATTTGGGAAAAAACTGGCTTCCAAGATTAG